A single genomic interval of Sporosarcina sp. ANT_H38 harbors:
- a CDS encoding DUF418 domain-containing protein — MKQQRVLLIDGLRGLSLFGILLANLLIFQYGIFGKDSISVFSLSPIDTGAYQFMKIFIEGSFMPIFTFLFGYSMIKMAEGIERKGAKVKRHFVRRFVLLAAVGLLHSIFLWEGDILFFYGLMGFFLLLLLNRKKKTLLIWGIVLFILTGALSYGKVDEVAEDVERMATYISQTNDVYANGAYTEIMTHRNNEDPLNMDGLMVAFVLLLAPLTMAPLFLLGMYAARATAFSNPVSEHNRYKIGMAILLPLGLLMKSVGTLTPENDWTYVLLSMGGPLLALGYICAFAYVYTNFSGSRMMRAFENVGKLSLTNYLLQTVICTFIFYGYGLGQFGELGVLNSILLGLVIFSAQCLFSYSYLKYFRRGPIEFILRMWTNFSWNGRVKAKNKKLSYPHVDNQQPRLTEK, encoded by the coding sequence TTGAAACAACAACGAGTTCTCTTAATTGATGGGTTGCGAGGATTGAGCTTATTTGGGATTTTACTAGCGAACTTGCTTATTTTTCAATATGGGATTTTTGGAAAAGATTCAATTTCAGTCTTTTCATTGTCTCCGATAGATACAGGGGCTTATCAATTTATGAAGATTTTTATTGAAGGGAGCTTCATGCCGATTTTCACATTTCTTTTCGGCTATTCCATGATTAAAATGGCGGAAGGAATAGAGAGAAAAGGTGCAAAAGTGAAGCGCCACTTCGTTAGACGTTTCGTGTTACTAGCAGCGGTTGGTCTCCTGCACAGCATTTTCCTTTGGGAAGGGGATATTCTATTTTTCTATGGATTGATGGGCTTCTTTCTTCTGCTGCTTTTGAACCGAAAAAAGAAGACGCTTCTAATTTGGGGGATCGTTCTTTTCATACTCACAGGAGCCCTTTCATACGGAAAAGTGGACGAAGTTGCTGAAGATGTAGAACGAATGGCAACATATATAAGTCAAACAAATGACGTGTACGCGAATGGGGCATATACAGAAATCATGACACATCGAAACAATGAAGACCCCTTGAACATGGACGGGCTAATGGTCGCCTTTGTTCTTTTACTCGCACCACTTACAATGGCACCTCTCTTTTTGTTGGGTATGTATGCGGCTAGAGCAACGGCCTTTTCAAATCCAGTTTCGGAACATAACCGCTACAAAATAGGAATGGCAATCCTTTTACCATTGGGGCTTTTGATGAAAAGTGTAGGTACACTCACACCCGAAAACGACTGGACCTATGTCTTACTCAGTATGGGTGGTCCGTTACTGGCACTAGGCTATATTTGTGCATTTGCTTACGTCTACACCAATTTTTCCGGTTCAAGAATGATGCGTGCTTTCGAAAATGTTGGAAAACTATCGCTGACGAATTATCTTCTCCAAACGGTAATCTGTACATTCATCTTTTATGGCTACGGACTCGGTCAATTTGGGGAACTCGGCGTCTTGAACAGCATTTTACTGGGACTCGTCATTTTCTCTGCTCAATGTCTATTCAGTTATTCGTATCTAAAATATTTCCGTCGTGGACCAATCGAATTTATCCTTCGTATGTGGACAAATTTCTCTTGGAACGGCCGCGTAAAAGCCAAGAATAAGAAATTAAGTTATCCACATGTCGATAACCAACAACCACGTTTAACAGAAAAATAG
- a CDS encoding GNAT family N-acetyltransferase, with product MNIKTKRLTLVPCTEDFLSSIIDKYEIGPHIDFHIEELKKDATILGWGPWFVIDNESNSVIGDIGFKGRPQADKIVEVGYGIIPSEWGKGYATEAVNEIVNWAFASQRVDRVIAECLDDNYASIKVLKKLGMEEVGKEDNMIKWELQEKQ from the coding sequence GTGAATATAAAAACAAAAAGATTAACACTTGTACCTTGCACTGAGGATTTTCTTTCGTCCATAATCGATAAATATGAGATTGGCCCACATATCGATTTTCATATTGAAGAACTTAAAAAGGATGCAACTATTTTAGGGTGGGGGCCATGGTTCGTCATAGATAATGAGAGCAACTCCGTTATTGGGGATATTGGTTTCAAAGGTAGGCCGCAAGCAGATAAAATAGTTGAAGTTGGTTATGGTATTATTCCTTCTGAATGGGGGAAAGGTTATGCAACTGAAGCGGTTAATGAGATAGTAAATTGGGCATTCGCTTCTCAAAGAGTAGATCGTGTCATTGCAGAGTGTTTAGATGATAATTATGCTTCTATCAAAGTATTAAAGAAACTGGGGATGGAGGAAGTTGGGAAAGAGGATAATATGATTAAATGGGAGTTACAAGAAAAGCAGTGA
- a CDS encoding 5-methyltetrahydropteroyltriglutamate--homocysteine S-methyltransferase translates to MTNQSTTLTKAPFRADHVGSLLRPDNLHKVRKDFKEGTVTAQQLREVETQEIKRVVDKQIEVGLELVTDGEFRRTWWHLDFLEHLNGIEGFVPETGYVFDGIETERYNVRNTGKISFNPNHPFIQDFVEFNEIVGGRSVAKQTIPSPNQLFNVGIRDETIYPDIEEFAKDVIQAYKDALNAFYKAGVRYLQLDDVYIAGLSAPNIPFNDGAYSREKLIDLALRVINGVLEDKPEDLFVTTHLCRGNYQSTWAFEGSYALIAPTLLAKEKVDGFFLEYDDERSGDFKPLDHVPNGGAKVVLGVVTSKNGEVEDKDAVIARIQEASQYVPLEQLCLSPQCGFASTHHGNKLTEEQQWAKLKFIVDVAKEVWG, encoded by the coding sequence ATGACAAATCAATCGACAACACTAACGAAAGCACCATTCCGAGCAGATCACGTTGGAAGTTTACTACGACCAGATAACTTGCATAAAGTGCGCAAAGACTTCAAAGAAGGCACAGTAACTGCACAACAATTACGTGAAGTGGAAACGCAGGAAATTAAACGGGTTGTTGATAAGCAAATTGAAGTTGGCTTGGAACTTGTAACAGACGGTGAATTTAGACGTACGTGGTGGCATTTGGACTTCTTGGAGCATCTGAATGGAATTGAAGGATTTGTGCCGGAGACTGGCTATGTATTTGACGGCATTGAAACGGAACGTTATAACGTTCGAAACACAGGTAAGATTTCATTTAATCCTAATCATCCATTCATTCAAGACTTCGTTGAGTTTAATGAAATTGTTGGCGGTCGTTCCGTTGCGAAACAAACAATTCCGAGTCCGAATCAGCTCTTTAATGTCGGAATTCGTGATGAAACAATTTATCCTGACATTGAAGAATTTGCAAAAGATGTTATTCAAGCATACAAAGACGCTTTGAATGCATTTTACAAGGCGGGTGTACGCTACTTGCAGTTGGATGATGTCTATATTGCGGGGCTTTCTGCACCGAATATCCCGTTCAACGATGGAGCCTACTCAAGAGAAAAACTAATTGACCTAGCACTACGCGTTATTAATGGTGTTCTGGAAGATAAGCCTGAAGATCTATTTGTAACAACACATTTATGCCGCGGAAACTACCAATCGACGTGGGCGTTTGAAGGAAGCTATGCATTGATTGCACCAACATTACTTGCAAAAGAAAAAGTAGATGGCTTCTTCTTGGAATATGATGACGAACGTTCAGGAGACTTTAAACCGCTGGATCATGTACCAAACGGTGGCGCAAAAGTTGTCCTTGGTGTAGTTACATCGAAAAATGGAGAAGTGGAAGACAAGGACGCGGTTATTGCACGTATTCAAGAAGCTTCACAATACGTACCGCTTGAACAACTGTGCTTAAGTCCACAATGCGGGTTCGCTTCAACGCATCACGGGAACAAGTTAACAGAAGAACAGCAATGGGCGAAATTGAAATTCATTGTGGATGTGGCGAAGGAAGTTTGGGGATAA
- a CDS encoding cyclase family protein — translation MSNELIDAIALLKKKEWVDLTHTFGPNSPHFSAFDAAEFTTLFNHDDGFFAQSFKFAGQYGTHIDAPIHFVRDTRYLDELSLKELVLPLVVIDKSKESEDNHDFTLTVEDILKFEAQHGQIEASTFVALRTDWSKRWPDNEAFCNKDADGNNRIPGWGLAALQFLFDERKVKAVGHETFDTDSAIDFQKNQALLGEYYVLEQDTYQIELLTNLDKVPPKGAVIFNIVPKPEKASGFPVRSFAILP, via the coding sequence ATTTCTAATGAATTAATCGATGCAATTGCTTTGTTAAAAAAGAAAGAGTGGGTCGATTTAACACATACCTTTGGACCCAACTCACCCCACTTTTCAGCATTTGATGCAGCGGAGTTTACGACATTATTTAATCATGATGATGGATTTTTTGCACAGAGTTTTAAATTTGCGGGACAATATGGCACACATATTGATGCACCAATCCACTTCGTTCGTGATACAAGATACTTGGATGAACTCAGTTTAAAGGAATTGGTATTACCGCTTGTGGTCATCGATAAATCGAAAGAATCCGAGGACAATCATGATTTCACATTAACTGTTGAAGATATTCTGAAGTTTGAAGCTCAGCACGGGCAAATTGAGGCAAGTACATTTGTGGCACTACGTACAGATTGGAGCAAACGCTGGCCGGATAACGAGGCGTTTTGCAATAAAGATGCTGATGGGAATAACCGCATACCGGGTTGGGGCCTTGCTGCTTTACAGTTTTTATTCGATGAAAGAAAAGTGAAAGCAGTCGGTCATGAAACATTCGATACGGATTCAGCCATCGATTTTCAGAAGAATCAAGCTCTGCTGGGGGAATATTACGTCCTTGAACAAGATACCTATCAAATTGAGCTATTAACGAATTTAGATAAAGTGCCACCAAAAGGCGCAGTCATTTTTAACATTGTTCCAAAGCCGGAAAAAGCATCTGGATTCCCAGTACGCTCATTCGCGATACTGCCATAA
- a CDS encoding DUF2798 domain-containing protein: MPSNKKEGIIFGLFMCFGMVLIMSFYNTALHGFSSFTVGSAVIQFVITFIVAFIAESFVEPLGRKFALSLPYDKSKDINFIVAMSLCMVPIMVLIMSVYGLILTTLMTGIEGSIFTAYLKIVGLNLIVAFPSQLLIVGPISRRLLAKYIKPSTQKPELNA; encoded by the coding sequence TTGCCTAGTAATAAAAAAGAAGGCATTATTTTCGGGCTGTTTATGTGTTTTGGAATGGTTCTTATTATGTCATTTTACAACACAGCTTTACACGGATTTTCATCGTTTACAGTAGGGAGTGCAGTGATTCAATTTGTTATAACATTTATCGTCGCTTTTATTGCAGAGTCGTTCGTTGAACCTTTAGGGCGTAAATTTGCATTATCACTGCCTTATGATAAATCGAAAGATATCAACTTTATTGTGGCGATGTCTTTATGTATGGTCCCTATAATGGTTCTTATTATGTCAGTATACGGACTTATTTTGACGACGTTAATGACAGGAATTGAAGGTTCAATTTTCACAGCTTACCTTAAAATAGTTGGTCTAAACCTTATAGTAGCGTTTCCATCGCAGTTATTAATTGTTGGACCAATCTCACGTAGGCTATTAGCTAAATACATTAAACCGTCGACACAAAAACCTGAATTAAACGCGTGA
- a CDS encoding acyl-CoA thioesterase, with product MTEKRPMSHSRTIQTKLVLPPDTNHLQTIFGGHVLSYIDEIAAITAMKHSHHSVVTASIDSVDFLSSARVGDVLELEAIVSFTGRTSMEVFVSVHSMNLLTGVTKLTTESFLTMVAMDENNKPIPVAGIFPETEVEKSLFETAPARREHRKLRSEMKH from the coding sequence ATGACAGAAAAACGACCAATGAGCCATTCGCGTACTATTCAAACCAAACTTGTATTACCACCAGACACGAATCATTTACAAACAATTTTTGGTGGGCATGTTCTATCATACATAGATGAAATCGCTGCAATTACAGCGATGAAACATTCTCACCATTCAGTTGTAACCGCATCTATCGATTCAGTCGATTTCTTATCTTCAGCACGTGTAGGTGACGTACTGGAACTCGAAGCCATCGTCAGTTTCACCGGCCGTACGTCGATGGAAGTATTCGTTTCCGTCCATTCCATGAATTTATTGACAGGTGTAACGAAGCTGACGACTGAATCTTTCCTTACAATGGTGGCTATGGATGAGAACAATAAACCAATTCCTGTAGCGGGGATATTCCCGGAAACGGAAGTTGAAAAGAGTCTATTCGAAACGGCACCTGCACGTCGCGAGCATCGGAAATTGCGGAGTGAGATGAAACACTAA
- a CDS encoding ABC transporter ATP-binding protein produces the protein MLLTVENVSKSYRKGKKVLSGIEMAIGESEIVGLVGESGSGKSTLSRLIMHLEVPDAGIVSFQGIPVTSRSKKRFYEGCQLIFQNASAALNPSWTVREILMEPLRHKIVDMDTHIRHMLGKVKLTEAHLKRRPSELSGGERQRVNLLRSILVNPELLICDEIVSSLDRLVQREIIDLLIELNRETGMAILLISHDLQVVEYMCDRIYVMKDGEIVDESVKEEGAFKFSHLYSKKLFGSLLTERQQG, from the coding sequence ATGCTATTAACTGTGGAAAATGTATCGAAGAGTTATCGTAAAGGGAAGAAAGTTCTTAGTGGAATTGAAATGGCTATTGGTGAAAGTGAAATCGTAGGCCTTGTTGGGGAAAGTGGCAGTGGGAAAAGCACATTATCACGGCTCATTATGCACCTTGAAGTCCCGGATGCTGGTATCGTTTCATTCCAGGGAATACCTGTCACGAGTCGTTCGAAAAAGAGGTTTTATGAAGGATGCCAGCTGATTTTCCAAAATGCGTCGGCTGCACTTAATCCATCTTGGACTGTCAGGGAAATTCTGATGGAGCCCCTGCGGCATAAAATAGTCGACATGGATACGCATATTCGTCATATGCTTGGAAAAGTAAAATTGACAGAAGCACATTTGAAGCGACGGCCATCTGAATTGAGTGGCGGCGAAAGGCAACGTGTCAATCTACTACGGTCCATTCTTGTTAATCCGGAATTATTAATATGCGACGAAATCGTCTCTAGTTTAGACCGTTTAGTACAGAGAGAAATTATTGACTTACTCATTGAGTTGAATCGGGAGACCGGTATGGCTATTCTATTGATTTCCCATGACTTACAAGTAGTCGAATATATGTGCGACCGAATTTATGTTATGAAAGATGGAGAGATTGTCGATGAAAGTGTTAAGGAGGAAGGCGCGTTCAAATTTTCCCATCTTTATTCTAAAAAGTTATTCGGATCGTTGCTTACGGAAAGGCAACAAGGATAG
- a CDS encoding ABC transporter ATP-binding protein, producing MLKVDQLSIFIDEKYIVEDSSFSIPRGKITSIIGGSGSGKSMTVAALLGILPPGMTATGQASFNGMNLIGRSTREMMKIRKSSIFTIFQDAANSFNPSVKMDRQLYSFSGVRKGDSLKQFTLKMTRILDNLGLSVDIFHQYPFELSGGMLQRCMIACALYVEPDLLIADEPTSALDRMLQKEFMDLLKSLNEEQGTTILLITHDLDIVAEAAHEMVVMFEGKVVETGIVEERFKRPEHPYTKRLLESRF from the coding sequence ATGCTTAAAGTGGACCAGTTATCGATTTTTATCGATGAAAAGTACATTGTGGAAGACAGCTCGTTTTCGATTCCACGTGGAAAAATCACATCGATTATTGGTGGAAGTGGCAGTGGGAAAAGTATGACTGTCGCAGCATTGCTCGGTATTTTGCCGCCAGGTATGACCGCGACTGGACAAGCGTCGTTCAATGGAATGAACTTAATTGGTCGTTCAACACGGGAAATGATGAAAATTAGGAAGTCATCTATCTTTACAATTTTTCAAGATGCAGCAAATAGTTTTAATCCTTCTGTAAAAATGGACCGCCAACTTTATTCATTTTCAGGCGTACGAAAAGGGGACTCGCTTAAACAGTTCACTTTGAAGATGACCCGTATTTTGGATAATCTCGGCCTTTCTGTAGACATTTTTCATCAATATCCATTTGAGCTTTCTGGAGGGATGTTGCAACGTTGTATGATTGCGTGTGCTTTATATGTAGAACCAGATCTCTTGATTGCCGATGAACCTACATCAGCACTAGATAGGATGTTGCAGAAGGAGTTTATGGACTTACTAAAATCTTTGAATGAAGAGCAGGGGACAACGATTTTGTTAATCACGCACGACTTGGATATAGTAGCTGAGGCGGCACATGAAATGGTTGTCATGTTTGAGGGAAAAGTAGTCGAGACAGGAATTGTTGAGGAACGATTTAAACGGCCAGAACACCCTTATACAAAACGGCTGTTGGAGAGTCGGTTTTAA
- a CDS encoding ABC transporter permease, with product MRSRKVLIFWCMILGLIVIMTTFAGLFSTYPANEMNMDKVYAPPGDGHLLGTDHLGRDVFSRLLEGGKVTLTVASVSVVLSLAIGVLYGGISGFVGGYVDKIMMSFLEALITIPSLILLLAFQAFMQGGMWSMALIIGITGWLVTARIVRSEFIRLKEAEFVKMATMFGTPVWKIIFSHMLRNSVPAIFVVTLFNFAGAIFIEVSLSFLGIGVPPAIPSWGNMLFYAQNDILIGAWWIGLFPGIMIFITILSVNFIGEALKDPKRRRSNA from the coding sequence ATGAGGTCTCGAAAAGTATTGATTTTCTGGTGTATGATCCTTGGTTTGATCGTCATTATGACGACTTTCGCAGGTCTCTTTTCAACATATCCAGCAAATGAAATGAATATGGATAAAGTCTATGCACCACCGGGAGATGGCCATCTGCTTGGGACGGATCATCTCGGACGCGATGTGTTTTCTCGATTGTTAGAGGGTGGTAAAGTAACGCTCACTGTTGCGAGTGTTTCCGTAGTCCTATCTCTAGCTATCGGCGTACTTTATGGTGGAATTAGTGGTTTTGTTGGCGGTTATGTCGATAAGATAATGATGAGTTTTCTTGAAGCGCTTATCACGATTCCATCACTTATTCTACTATTGGCGTTTCAAGCATTTATGCAAGGTGGCATGTGGAGTATGGCGCTCATTATTGGAATTACCGGGTGGCTGGTCACGGCTCGCATCGTTCGATCGGAATTCATAAGACTGAAAGAAGCTGAATTTGTAAAAATGGCTACCATGTTTGGCACACCCGTATGGAAAATCATTTTTAGCCATATGCTTCGTAATAGCGTGCCTGCTATTTTTGTTGTAACGCTGTTTAACTTTGCAGGAGCAATATTTATTGAGGTGTCGCTCAGTTTTCTAGGTATCGGCGTTCCGCCTGCAATTCCGTCGTGGGGAAATATGTTGTTCTACGCACAAAACGATATATTAATTGGAGCATGGTGGATAGGATTATTTCCAGGAATCATGATCTTTATTACGATTTTATCCGTTAACTTCATAGGTGAAGCATTGAAAGATCCGAAACGGAGGCGTTCGAATGCTTAA
- a CDS encoding ABC transporter permease — translation MNVKWIGKRMMMGTIVLIVISFLSFFIMHMAPGDPATAFYGGNAQTLSTAEKERISSAFSLDRPVIEQYGSWLKEIVKGNLGYSSKEGRPVTVIVLERLPNTLLLFGVTIFFIIIGSLLLGTIAGMKAGSWWDKGLSAISIASSSIPSFWLGILLIFFFSVKLGILPSSGSGEVGGDGGLLDKLRHLIMPAAVIILTHTGIYARFLQESIKAESSKYYVMVARANGVVEREIRKGILHNSSVPYLNYIGMTLPSFFGGSIIVESLFAWSGLGQLIVKAVMVKDFPVVMGGILVIGLLVVLSLFIIDFIMYAMDPKLRKGAYSR, via the coding sequence ATGAACGTTAAATGGATCGGGAAGCGGATGATGATGGGGACAATTGTCCTCATCGTCATTAGCTTCCTCTCTTTTTTCATCATGCATATGGCTCCAGGTGATCCGGCAACGGCATTCTATGGAGGCAATGCACAAACGTTGAGTACGGCCGAGAAAGAACGGATCAGTAGTGCTTTTTCGCTTGACCGACCGGTAATTGAGCAATACGGTTCATGGCTGAAGGAAATAGTAAAAGGGAATTTAGGTTATTCGTCTAAGGAAGGCCGTCCCGTGACTGTGATTGTTTTGGAACGGTTGCCAAATACGTTGTTACTCTTTGGTGTGACAATTTTTTTCATTATTATCGGATCTCTTTTGCTTGGAACCATCGCAGGTATGAAAGCCGGTTCATGGTGGGACAAAGGATTATCAGCAATTAGCATTGCGTCTTCCTCCATCCCGTCATTTTGGCTCGGAATTTTACTTATCTTCTTTTTTTCAGTTAAACTCGGAATCCTCCCATCCTCGGGTTCGGGGGAGGTCGGAGGTGATGGGGGTCTACTAGACAAACTGCGCCATCTTATAATGCCCGCTGCTGTCATTATTCTGACGCATACAGGCATCTACGCTCGCTTCCTTCAAGAAAGTATAAAGGCAGAAAGCAGTAAATACTATGTCATGGTCGCAAGAGCAAATGGAGTAGTAGAACGTGAAATCAGAAAAGGAATTTTGCACAATTCATCTGTTCCGTATTTGAATTACATCGGGATGACGTTACCTTCATTCTTTGGTGGTTCAATAATCGTTGAATCACTATTTGCATGGTCAGGGCTCGGACAGCTAATTGTAAAGGCGGTCATGGTGAAAGACTTTCCGGTGGTTATGGGCGGTATACTTGTCATCGGGTTACTAGTCGTCTTGAGTTTATTCATCATCGACTTTATCATGTATGCGATGGATCCCAAGTTACGGAAAGGGGCATACAGTAGATGA
- a CDS encoding ABC transporter substrate-binding protein encodes MSKRIKFLIIFSILIAIVSGCSKKEEAEAKPKENRLVYASESEFEGLNPILEETNLDALLFRGLMRFDENNKTITDIAESYTVSQDNLTYTFNLKDDIKFHDGELLTAEDVIFTIESILDDANASFLKADFAEVDSLKEVDKFTFELTLKHPFIQILDKLTVPILPKHAFENVEMRTAKFNSHPIGAGPYMFDKWDRGNSLTLKAYNDFHGTKPSIEKVIFKFIPDSNVRALQLKSGEVDIALLDPVQAISLKDEQNIEIHDIESADYRGILYNMNKELWKDVNVRRAFSYATDRTAIVKGILKGYGTEAYSPLQKHAFNNAEVEKYTYNVEKAETLLDEAGWKEEKDGFRYKDGEKLSFTITVPVTDTVRVNIANYTAEGFKAIGADVKVAALDWSAITIEDTDAFVIAWGSPYDADHHTHILFHTDQSSKISSGYNYGNYSNAKVDALLEKGRLLTDTEERKAVYKEFQTELALDPPFDFIAYANAIYGINKNLGGVKERILGHHGSGFLWNVEEWKWNER; translated from the coding sequence TTGAGTAAAAGGATTAAATTTCTAATTATTTTTTCAATACTAATAGCAATTGTTTCGGGTTGTTCAAAAAAAGAGGAAGCCGAGGCTAAGCCGAAAGAAAACCGCCTCGTATACGCATCTGAATCTGAGTTTGAAGGGCTAAATCCGATTCTGGAAGAGACAAATCTTGATGCATTGCTGTTCCGTGGTCTTATGAGATTTGACGAAAACAATAAGACGATTACTGACATTGCTGAATCGTATACCGTTTCTCAGGACAATTTGACTTATACGTTTAATCTAAAAGATGATATCAAGTTCCATGATGGAGAGCTTTTAACGGCTGAAGACGTCATTTTCACGATTGAAAGCATTTTAGATGATGCTAATGCTTCGTTTTTAAAAGCAGACTTCGCCGAAGTGGATTCTTTGAAAGAAGTGGATAAGTTTACATTTGAATTGACGTTAAAACACCCGTTTATACAGATACTTGATAAATTGACAGTACCAATACTTCCGAAGCATGCATTTGAAAATGTCGAAATGCGAACGGCTAAATTCAACAGCCATCCCATTGGTGCGGGCCCGTATATGTTTGATAAATGGGATCGTGGAAACAGTTTGACGTTAAAAGCGTACAACGATTTTCATGGGACGAAACCATCTATTGAAAAAGTGATTTTTAAATTCATCCCGGATAGCAATGTGCGGGCGCTACAATTAAAATCAGGTGAAGTAGATATTGCGCTACTAGATCCGGTACAGGCAATTAGTTTGAAAGATGAACAAAATATCGAAATACATGATATAGAATCTGCGGATTATCGCGGTATTCTCTATAATATGAACAAAGAGTTATGGAAAGATGTCAATGTAAGGCGTGCATTCAGTTACGCGACGGATCGCACGGCAATCGTCAAAGGTATCTTAAAAGGGTATGGAACTGAAGCCTATTCGCCGCTTCAAAAACATGCATTCAACAACGCTGAAGTAGAGAAATATACGTACAATGTTGAGAAAGCGGAAACACTTCTGGATGAAGCGGGCTGGAAAGAAGAAAAAGATGGCTTCCGTTATAAAGACGGTGAAAAATTGTCATTTACGATTACAGTTCCTGTAACGGATACAGTCCGTGTGAATATAGCCAATTATACAGCTGAAGGATTTAAAGCAATCGGAGCTGATGTAAAAGTAGCTGCACTGGACTGGAGCGCAATCACCATTGAAGATACAGATGCGTTCGTTATTGCATGGGGAAGCCCGTACGATGCGGATCATCACACGCATATTCTGTTCCACACAGATCAGTCGAGTAAAATAAGTTCAGGATACAACTACGGCAATTACTCAAATGCAAAAGTAGATGCTTTGCTTGAGAAAGGCCGTTTGTTGACAGATACAGAGGAACGAAAAGCGGTTTATAAGGAGTTCCAAACAGAGCTAGCATTAGATCCACCATTTGATTTTATTGCCTATGCGAATGCGATTTATGGCATTAATAAAAACCTGGGTGGTGTAAAAGAGAGAATACTCGGCCATCATGGATCAGGTTTTCTTTGGAACGTCGAGGAGTGGAAGTGGAATGAACGTTAA
- a CDS encoding urease accessory protein UreD, whose product MEDWTGILRLDAEVRNGKTVARNVYFQGAYKVMRPIYHDESGQACYYILNPGGGYLDGDRYRMQITLDKQAMLTLTTQSATKIYKTPKTLAYQETVIDLKEGSYLEYIPDPIIGYRDARYKQKTVIHMEKGAALLYSDIITPGWSPDGERFSYNTLQLLNEIYMDDELVVYDHVKLNPATNNLDALGHMEGFSHLGSMIVVGEKTDSELIDKLYDAIHEETNEFKIGISKLPVPGFTLRVLANSTQTIEKIFADGQRIVNEGWFNKTPSFLRKY is encoded by the coding sequence ATGGAGGACTGGACAGGGATTTTACGTTTGGATGCTGAGGTGAGAAATGGAAAGACCGTTGCTAGGAATGTGTATTTCCAGGGGGCATATAAGGTTATGCGTCCCATTTATCATGATGAATCTGGACAAGCCTGTTATTATATTTTAAATCCTGGTGGTGGCTATTTAGACGGCGACCGCTATAGAATGCAAATTACATTGGACAAACAGGCTATGCTAACCCTAACAACGCAATCAGCAACTAAAATATATAAAACGCCTAAAACGCTTGCCTATCAGGAAACAGTAATTGACCTTAAGGAAGGCAGTTACCTTGAGTATATTCCTGACCCAATCATCGGTTATCGGGATGCCCGCTATAAACAAAAAACGGTGATTCATATGGAAAAAGGAGCTGCACTCCTTTACTCGGATATAATTACTCCAGGATGGTCCCCTGATGGCGAACGATTTAGCTATAACACACTTCAATTATTAAATGAAATCTATATGGATGATGAGCTAGTCGTTTATGATCATGTCAAATTAAATCCGGCTACAAACAATCTAGATGCACTCGGCCATATGGAAGGGTTTTCTCATTTAGGCTCGATGATTGTGGTCGGCGAGAAAACGGATTCTGAGCTAATTGATAAGCTATATGATGCTATTCATGAGGAGACAAACGAGTTCAAGATCGGGATTTCGAAACTGCCTGTTCCTGGATTTACCTTGAGAGTCTTAGCAAATAGCACCCAAACCATCGAGAAAATATTTGCCGATGGTCAACGTATTGTAAATGAAGGATGGTTTAACAAAACCCCAAGTTTCCTCAGAAAATATTAA